A genome region from Geminicoccus roseus DSM 18922 includes the following:
- a CDS encoding enoyl-CoA hydratase-related protein → MSLEVDRSGAVVTLTLNRPAVRNALDEKLIALLHEQFLALAEDHDARVVVLRGAGPAFCSGADLAWMRRAASFTAEENQADAMRLCEMLLAFDQLPQATVCLAHGAAMAGALGLVCAADIALAAEGTLFGLTEVRLGLVPAIVAPFVMRAMGPRQARRWFLTAERFDAAMARGLGIVHEVVPADGLDGRAAEIAQLLLQAAPGAVAEAKRVIDLVATSPQGGSFVAGATVQAIAERRASDEAKEGIAAFFGKRRPAWAPGA, encoded by the coding sequence ATGTCGCTCGAGGTCGATCGCTCCGGCGCCGTCGTCACCCTGACCCTCAACCGGCCAGCCGTGCGCAACGCCCTGGACGAGAAGCTGATCGCGCTCCTGCACGAGCAGTTCCTGGCCCTGGCGGAGGACCACGACGCACGGGTGGTGGTCCTGCGCGGCGCCGGCCCCGCCTTCTGCAGCGGCGCCGACCTCGCCTGGATGCGCCGGGCCGCTTCCTTCACGGCCGAGGAGAACCAGGCCGACGCCATGCGGCTGTGCGAGATGCTGCTGGCGTTCGACCAGCTTCCGCAGGCGACCGTTTGCCTGGCCCACGGCGCCGCCATGGCGGGTGCGCTGGGCCTGGTCTGCGCGGCCGACATCGCCCTTGCCGCCGAAGGGACGCTGTTCGGGCTGACCGAGGTGCGCCTGGGATTGGTCCCGGCGATCGTGGCGCCGTTCGTGATGCGGGCGATGGGTCCCCGCCAGGCGCGCCGGTGGTTCCTGACCGCCGAGCGCTTCGATGCGGCCATGGCCCGGGGCCTCGGCATCGTCCACGAGGTGGTGCCGGCGGACGGCCTGGACGGGCGCGCGGCCGAGATCGCCCAGCTCCTGCTCCAGGCGGCGCCCGGTGCGGTCGCCGAAGCCAAGCGCGTGATCGACCTGGTGGCGACCAGCCCGCAGGGCGGCAGCTTCGTGGCCGGCGCCACCGTCCAGGCGATCGCGGAGCGCCGGGCCAGCGACGAGGCGAAGGAGGGGATCGCGGCCTTCTTCGGCAAGCGCCGTCCCGCCTGGGCGCCGGGTGCATGA
- a CDS encoding carboxyl transferase domain-containing protein: MTVLRSAIDPRSTSFRERAAHNRALVASLRERAAAIAEGGGAVSRARHESRGKLFARTRIDRLLDPGSAFLEIGQHAASGVYDDPVPSAGIVTGIGRIEGRTCMVVANDATVKGGTYYPLTVKKHLRAQRIAAENRLPCVYLVDSGGAYLPAQDEVFPDREHFGRIFYHQARLSADGIAQVAVVMGSCTAGGAYVPAMADLAIIVKGQGTIFLGGPPLVKAATGEVVSAEELGGAEMHTRLSGVADQLAQDDAHALELARAAIRDLVPPAPSVAQARFEEPLYPASEIHGLIPKDVREPWPVRELLARILDGSRFDEFKPRFGATLVTGFGQVMGMPVGILANDGILFAESAAKGAHFIELCCRRKLPLLFLQNIAGFMVGRSYEQGGIAKEGAKLVHAVACAAVPKVTLLLGGSFGAGNYAMAGRAYDPRFLWSWPNARISVMGGEQAASVLSTVRRDALEARGQSWSAEDQAAFEAPIREQYAIQGDPYYASARLWDDGIIDPADTRRVLALSLAATLTTPIPDTRFGVFRM, from the coding sequence GTGACCGTCCTGCGCTCGGCCATCGATCCGCGCTCTACGAGTTTTCGGGAGCGCGCGGCCCATAACCGGGCGCTGGTGGCCAGCTTGCGCGAGCGGGCAGCCGCGATTGCCGAAGGCGGCGGTGCGGTCTCCCGCGCCCGCCACGAATCCCGCGGCAAGCTGTTCGCCCGGACCCGGATCGACCGGCTCCTCGATCCCGGCTCCGCCTTCCTGGAGATCGGCCAGCACGCGGCCAGCGGCGTCTACGACGACCCGGTGCCTTCCGCCGGGATCGTCACCGGCATCGGCCGGATCGAGGGCCGCACCTGCATGGTGGTGGCCAACGACGCCACGGTGAAGGGCGGGACCTATTATCCGCTGACCGTGAAGAAGCACCTGCGTGCGCAGCGGATTGCGGCGGAGAACCGGCTGCCCTGCGTCTACCTGGTCGACAGCGGCGGCGCCTACCTGCCGGCCCAGGACGAGGTGTTTCCCGACCGCGAGCATTTCGGCCGGATCTTCTACCACCAGGCGCGGCTCTCGGCCGACGGCATCGCCCAGGTCGCCGTGGTGATGGGCTCCTGCACCGCCGGCGGCGCCTATGTCCCGGCAATGGCCGATCTCGCCATCATCGTGAAGGGGCAGGGCACCATCTTCCTGGGCGGGCCGCCCTTGGTGAAGGCTGCCACCGGCGAGGTGGTGAGTGCTGAGGAACTGGGCGGGGCGGAGATGCACACCCGCCTGTCGGGCGTGGCCGACCAGCTCGCCCAGGACGACGCCCATGCCCTGGAACTGGCGCGCGCCGCCATCCGCGACCTGGTCCCGCCGGCACCCTCCGTCGCTCAGGCACGCTTCGAGGAGCCGCTCTATCCGGCCAGCGAGATCCATGGCCTGATCCCGAAGGACGTGCGCGAGCCCTGGCCGGTGCGGGAGCTGCTGGCCCGGATCCTGGACGGCTCGCGCTTCGACGAGTTCAAGCCGCGCTTCGGCGCCACGCTGGTCACCGGCTTCGGGCAGGTCATGGGCATGCCGGTCGGCATCCTCGCCAATGACGGCATCCTGTTCGCCGAGAGCGCCGCCAAGGGCGCCCACTTCATCGAGCTTTGCTGCCGCCGCAAGCTGCCGCTCCTGTTCCTGCAGAACATCGCCGGCTTCATGGTCGGTCGGAGCTACGAGCAGGGCGGGATCGCCAAGGAGGGCGCCAAGCTAGTCCATGCGGTGGCCTGCGCCGCGGTGCCCAAGGTCACGCTGCTGCTGGGCGGCAGCTTCGGGGCCGGCAACTACGCCATGGCCGGGCGCGCCTATGACCCGCGCTTCCTGTGGTCCTGGCCGAACGCCCGGATCTCGGTGATGGGCGGGGAGCAGGCAGCCTCGGTCCTCTCGACCGTACGGCGCGATGCCCTGGAGGCGAGAGGGCAGAGCTGGTCGGCCGAGGATCAGGCGGCTTTCGAGGCGCCGATCCGAGAGCAGTACGCCATCCAGGGCGATCCCTACTATGCCTCGGCCAGGCTCTGGGACGACGGCATCATCGATCCGGCCGATACCCGCCGGGTCCTGGCCCTTTCGCTGGCCGCCACCCTCACGACGCCGATTCCGGACACCCGGTTCGGCGTGTTCCGGATGTAG
- the putA gene encoding bifunctional proline dehydrogenase/L-glutamate gamma-semialdehyde dehydrogenase PutA, with the protein MALAPILADLPAVDPSPLREAIRQAYHEDEDRAAAGLLARVSFTPDRRERITAMARAMAEKLRQDAASSGGVEAFMHAYALDTEEGVALMCLAEALLRVPDAETADLLIRDKIGDTDWQKKVAGSDSFLISASTYGLMLTGRLLSLEEDGQGFVQRISRMVGRLGEPVIREALKQAMKVLGHQFVLGQTIDQAVARARSAEKQGYLYSYDMLGEAARTDEDARRYLASYLHALERVAAGAALRKELFRRPSLSIKLSALHPRYEYATHARVMAELLPRLGGLLERARRLDVAVTIDAEESERLEPSLDIMEALASSEAMRGWNGLGLAVQAYQKRAVHVIPWLADLARRTSRQIPVRLVKGAYWDGEVKKAQGMGYADYPVFTRKVTTDVSYLACARELFQGGQAFYPMFATHNAQTLAAILEMAGNGRAFEFQKLHGMGDSLYGDLIRAERLPVPCRVYAPVGSHKDLLPYLVRRLLENGANSSFVHQVVDRRAALDDLIADPTERLRGLSRKRHPAIPRPADLYGSERTNSAGIDLSDPLALADLARRLARPGEVHAAPGVGSQAAAKPVHDPADRRRQVGSVVFADPEAAARAMAFANRGFVAWSRRPVDERAALLERGADLFERHMADLIALCVREAGKTVLDAIADVREAVDFLRYYAAEARRLMGRPVELPGPTGERNLLSLHPRGVFVTIAPWNFPVAIFVGQLAAALVTGNAVVAKPAEATSLTGKLCCDLLHRAGVPEDALVFLPGEGQVIGKLLVADPRCAGVAFTGSTATAFAINRAIAATDHAIRPLIAETGGMNAVVVDSSALLEAVIQDTLDGAFRSAGQRCSAQRILFVQDEIADRAIAMLKGAMAELSVGDPGELSTDVGPVIDERARGKLEAHAARMAQEGKALFRCELPEICANGTFVAPMAFEIDRMSRLTEEVFGPILHVVRWKAGYLPQVVDAIESTGFGLTFGVHSRIDETIETLTGRVRAGNIYVNRNIIGAVVGTQPFGGEGLSGTGFKAGGPHYLLRFLTERTLTVNTAAVGGNLQLMGALKDEG; encoded by the coding sequence ATGGCGCTCGCTCCGATCCTCGCCGACCTCCCCGCCGTCGATCCCTCGCCGCTGCGCGAGGCGATCCGGCAGGCCTACCACGAGGACGAGGACCGCGCCGCCGCCGGCCTGCTGGCGCGGGTTTCCTTTACCCCGGACCGGCGCGAGCGGATCACCGCCATGGCGCGGGCCATGGCCGAGAAGCTGCGCCAGGACGCGGCATCGTCCGGCGGCGTCGAGGCGTTCATGCACGCCTATGCCCTGGATACCGAGGAGGGCGTGGCGCTGATGTGCCTGGCCGAGGCGCTGCTGCGGGTGCCCGACGCCGAGACCGCCGACCTCCTGATCCGCGACAAGATCGGCGATACCGACTGGCAGAAGAAGGTCGCAGGCTCCGACAGCTTCCTGATCAGCGCCTCCACCTACGGCCTGATGCTGACCGGGCGCCTGCTCAGCCTGGAGGAGGATGGCCAGGGCTTCGTCCAGCGGATCTCCCGGATGGTCGGACGCCTGGGCGAGCCGGTGATCCGCGAGGCGCTGAAGCAGGCGATGAAGGTGCTGGGCCACCAGTTCGTGCTGGGCCAGACCATCGACCAGGCGGTCGCCCGCGCGCGCTCGGCCGAGAAACAGGGCTATCTCTACTCCTACGACATGCTGGGCGAGGCCGCCCGCACCGACGAGGACGCGAGGCGCTATCTCGCCAGCTACCTGCATGCCCTGGAGCGGGTCGCGGCCGGTGCGGCACTCAGGAAGGAGCTGTTCCGCCGCCCGTCCCTGTCGATCAAGCTGTCCGCCCTGCACCCGCGCTACGAGTACGCCACCCACGCCCGGGTGATGGCCGAGCTCTTGCCGCGCCTGGGCGGCCTCCTGGAGCGTGCCCGCCGGCTCGACGTCGCGGTGACCATCGACGCCGAGGAAAGCGAGCGGCTGGAGCCGTCCCTGGACATCATGGAGGCGCTGGCGAGTTCCGAGGCGATGCGCGGCTGGAACGGGCTGGGCCTGGCGGTGCAGGCCTACCAGAAGCGCGCGGTACACGTGATCCCCTGGCTGGCGGACCTGGCCCGGCGGACGTCGCGGCAGATCCCGGTGCGGCTGGTCAAGGGCGCTTACTGGGATGGAGAGGTGAAGAAGGCCCAGGGGATGGGCTATGCCGACTATCCCGTCTTCACCCGCAAGGTCACCACCGACGTCAGCTACCTCGCCTGTGCCAGGGAGCTCTTCCAGGGCGGGCAGGCCTTCTACCCGATGTTCGCCACCCACAACGCCCAGACCCTGGCGGCGATCCTGGAGATGGCGGGCAACGGCCGCGCCTTCGAGTTCCAGAAGCTGCACGGCATGGGCGACAGCCTGTACGGCGACCTGATCCGGGCCGAGCGCCTGCCGGTGCCCTGCCGGGTCTATGCTCCGGTCGGCAGCCACAAGGACCTGCTGCCCTACCTGGTGCGCCGGCTGCTGGAGAACGGCGCCAATTCCAGCTTCGTCCACCAGGTGGTCGACCGGCGCGCTGCCCTGGACGACCTGATCGCCGATCCGACCGAGCGGCTGCGCGGCCTTTCCCGCAAGCGCCACCCGGCGATCCCGCGCCCGGCCGATCTGTACGGCTCGGAGCGGACCAACAGCGCCGGCATCGACCTGTCCGATCCCCTGGCCCTGGCGGACCTGGCGCGCCGGCTGGCCCGGCCGGGCGAGGTCCATGCCGCACCCGGCGTGGGCAGCCAGGCGGCGGCAAAGCCGGTCCACGATCCGGCCGACCGCCGCCGCCAGGTCGGCAGCGTGGTCTTCGCCGATCCGGAGGCGGCCGCCCGGGCCATGGCGTTCGCCAACCGCGGCTTCGTCGCCTGGTCGCGGCGGCCCGTCGACGAGCGGGCGGCCCTGCTGGAGCGGGGTGCGGACCTGTTCGAGCGGCACATGGCGGACCTGATCGCCTTGTGCGTGCGCGAGGCCGGCAAGACCGTGCTGGATGCGATCGCCGATGTCCGCGAGGCGGTCGACTTCCTGCGCTACTATGCGGCCGAGGCCCGCCGGCTGATGGGCCGGCCGGTGGAACTGCCGGGTCCGACCGGCGAGCGCAACCTGCTCTCGCTGCACCCGCGCGGGGTGTTCGTGACCATCGCGCCCTGGAACTTCCCGGTCGCGATCTTCGTGGGCCAGCTGGCCGCCGCCCTGGTGACGGGCAATGCCGTGGTCGCCAAGCCGGCCGAGGCGACCTCGCTGACCGGCAAGCTGTGCTGCGACCTCCTCCACCGCGCCGGGGTACCGGAGGACGCGCTGGTGTTCCTGCCGGGCGAGGGGCAGGTGATCGGCAAGCTGCTGGTCGCCGACCCGCGCTGCGCCGGGGTGGCGTTCACGGGCTCCACCGCCACCGCCTTCGCGATCAACCGTGCGATCGCCGCCACCGACCACGCCATCCGCCCCCTGATCGCCGAGACCGGCGGGATGAACGCCGTGGTGGTCGACAGTTCCGCGCTGCTGGAAGCGGTGATCCAGGACACGCTGGACGGGGCGTTCCGCTCGGCCGGCCAGCGCTGCTCGGCCCAGCGGATCCTGTTCGTCCAGGACGAGATCGCCGACCGCGCGATCGCCATGCTGAAAGGGGCGATGGCCGAGCTGTCGGTCGGTGATCCGGGCGAACTGTCCACCGATGTCGGCCCGGTGATCGATGAGCGCGCCCGCGGCAAGCTGGAGGCGCATGCGGCGCGGATGGCGCAGGAGGGCAAGGCCCTGTTCCGCTGCGAGTTGCCGGAGATCTGTGCGAACGGCACCTTCGTGGCGCCGATGGCCTTCGAGATCGACCGGATGTCTCGGCTGACCGAGGAGGTGTTCGGGCCGATCCTCCATGTGGTCCGCTGGAAGGCCGGCTACCTGCCGCAGGTCGTCGACGCCATCGAGAGCACCGGCTTTGGCCTGACCTTCGGGGTCCATTCCAGGATCGACGAGACCATCGAGACGCTCACCGGCCGGGTCCGCGCGGGCAACATCTACGTCAACCGCAACATCATCGGCGCGGTGGTCGGCACCCAGCCGTTCGGCGGCGAGGGCCTGTCCGGCACCGGCTTCAAGGCCGGCGGCCCCCACTACCTGCTGCGCTTCCTCACCGAGCGGACGCTCACAGTGAACACCGCCGCAGTCGGCGGCAACCTGCAGCTCATGGGAGCGCTGAAGGACGAGGGCTGA
- a CDS encoding 2-hydroxychromene-2-carboxylate isomerase — translation MNEPIEFYFEFASPYGYFASLKIDTIAAAYQREVSWRPIMLGAAFKISGSVSNVQAPLRGPYFLRDVPRCARLMGAPLVMPPTMPMNSLTASRTYWWLADKDPDIARGFAEAIFHAHWGMGRDMSTVEQVLEVAADLGIAEEELRAAVADPAIKARLKAETDRAVEAGVFGSPFIIVDGEPFWGADRLDQVERWLASGGW, via the coding sequence ATGAACGAGCCGATCGAGTTCTACTTCGAGTTCGCCAGCCCCTATGGCTACTTCGCCTCGCTGAAGATCGACACGATCGCTGCCGCCTATCAGCGGGAGGTCTCCTGGCGCCCGATCATGCTGGGAGCGGCCTTCAAGATCTCGGGCTCGGTCTCCAACGTCCAGGCCCCCCTGCGGGGACCCTATTTCCTGCGCGACGTGCCCCGTTGCGCCCGGCTGATGGGAGCGCCGCTGGTGATGCCGCCGACCATGCCGATGAACTCGCTGACCGCGAGCCGGACCTACTGGTGGCTGGCCGACAAGGACCCCGACATCGCCCGCGGCTTCGCCGAGGCCATCTTCCATGCCCATTGGGGCATGGGCCGCGACATGTCGACGGTCGAGCAGGTGCTGGAGGTCGCCGCCGACCTGGGTATTGCCGAGGAGGAACTGCGCGCTGCGGTGGCCGATCCGGCGATCAAGGCGCGGCTCAAGGCGGAGACCGACCGGGCGGTCGAGGCGGGCGTGTTCGGCTCGCCGTTCATCATCGTCGACGGCGAGCCCTTCTGGGGCGCCGACCGGCTGGACCAGGTCGAGCGCTGGCTGGCCAGCGGTGGCTGGTGA
- a CDS encoding hydroxymethylglutaryl-CoA lyase encodes MTDPLAGVPAEVTIVEVGPRDGLQNEAAILPVEARVALVRDLAGAGLRCIEAGAFVRADLVPAMAGTDAVLAGLGGLEGVRLPVLVPNPRGLQAAIEAGAREVALFAAASETFSQRNGGAGIDTTLARLREVAGTATAAGLGLRGYVSCVAGCPFEGEVALEAVVRVTRALVESGCAEVSLGDTIGAGTPRRIAQVVGACAEAVGIGRLAIHAHDTMGQALANVLTALEMGVATVDASVAGLGGCPFAPGAAGNLATEDLVYMLDGMGVRHGVDLDRLIRAGEGALAGLGHAGHSRAATGRRRARPAG; translated from the coding sequence GTGACCGATCCGCTCGCAGGTGTGCCCGCGGAGGTGACGATCGTCGAGGTCGGTCCGCGAGATGGGCTGCAGAACGAGGCGGCTATCCTGCCGGTGGAGGCGCGGGTCGCCCTGGTCCGCGACCTGGCCGGCGCCGGGCTGCGCTGCATCGAGGCTGGCGCCTTCGTCCGCGCCGATCTGGTCCCGGCGATGGCCGGCACCGATGCCGTGCTGGCGGGCCTTGGGGGCCTGGAAGGCGTCCGCCTGCCGGTGCTGGTGCCGAACCCGCGCGGCCTCCAGGCGGCGATCGAGGCCGGGGCGCGCGAGGTCGCCCTGTTCGCGGCGGCCAGCGAGACCTTCTCGCAGCGCAATGGCGGGGCCGGGATCGACACGACCCTGGCCCGCCTCCGCGAGGTCGCCGGAACCGCCACGGCCGCCGGGCTCGGCCTGCGCGGCTACGTGTCCTGCGTGGCCGGCTGCCCGTTCGAGGGCGAGGTTGCGCTGGAAGCGGTGGTGCGGGTGACCCGGGCGCTGGTGGAGAGCGGCTGCGCGGAGGTCTCCCTCGGCGACACCATCGGCGCCGGCACGCCGCGGCGGATCGCGCAGGTGGTCGGCGCCTGCGCGGAGGCGGTTGGGATCGGAAGGCTTGCCATCCATGCCCACGACACCATGGGCCAGGCGCTGGCCAACGTCCTGACCGCCCTGGAGATGGGGGTGGCGACGGTCGATGCCAGCGTGGCCGGGCTGGGCGGCTGCCCGTTCGCGCCGGGTGCCGCCGGCAACCTCGCCACCGAGGACCTCGTCTACATGCTGGACGGGATGGGGGTGCGGCATGGCGTCGACCTGGACCGGCTGATCCGGGCCGGGGAGGGCGCCCTGGCCGGGCTCGGCCATGCCGGGCATAGCCGGGCTGCCACAGGGCGAAGGCGCGCACGTCCGGCCGGCTGA
- a CDS encoding acetyl/propionyl/methylcrotonyl-CoA carboxylase subunit alpha, whose protein sequence is MRKLLIANRGEIACRIARTAHRMGIRTVAVFGSPDRDALHVAMADEAIDLEGESAAETYLDIGKLLRAAARSGADAIHPGYGFLSESAPFSRAVMEAGLTFVGPGADAMERLGSKAGARQLAVEQGIPVLPGYDGADQERLAGEALRIGAPLLVKASAGGGGRGMRVVRDLADLPSLLAAASAEALAAFGDGSLILERLVETPRHVEVQVFADDHGNVVHLGERDCTLQRRHQKVIEESPAAFLPGEVRAALCSAATRLIGAAGYRNAATVEFLLAPDLSWHLIEVNTRLQVEHPVTEAVSGQDLVEWQLRIARGERLPLAQADLRLEGHAIELRICAEDPAHGMRPTTGRITELELPEGARLDHGLAIAFAVGAHFDSLLAKLVVHAADRAGALRRARAALACTQIGGVVTNIPLLDRILREPAFQEQRIDTNWLEPALPGLLQEPEPGPEDLAIAAVARVAARPNDPADPWFCGPPWRCNLPAEETVRFDAAEVTVRHGQDGYLVRVGDATLALRLFWTATPGIVAVEIDGHRRHLVLRNEPSSVLFVERGLRLHLPGSSDVAAEAVDERVVRAPLPGKVVEVRAEPGMRVAKGDLLVVIDAMKMEHRLLAPGDGMVAAVAVGAEDRVEAGQVLVELEP, encoded by the coding sequence ATGAGAAAGCTGCTGATCGCCAATCGCGGCGAGATCGCCTGCCGCATCGCCCGCACCGCCCACCGGATGGGCATCCGCACGGTCGCGGTATTCGGCAGCCCCGACCGCGATGCGCTCCATGTCGCGATGGCCGACGAGGCCATCGACCTGGAAGGCGAGAGCGCGGCCGAGACCTATCTGGACATCGGCAAGCTCCTGCGGGCCGCGGCGCGCAGCGGCGCCGACGCGATCCATCCGGGCTACGGCTTCCTGTCGGAGAGCGCGCCGTTCTCGCGCGCGGTCATGGAGGCGGGCCTGACCTTCGTGGGTCCCGGAGCCGATGCCATGGAACGGCTGGGCTCCAAGGCAGGCGCCCGGCAGCTCGCGGTCGAGCAGGGGATCCCGGTCCTGCCCGGCTATGACGGTGCCGATCAGGAGCGGCTGGCCGGGGAGGCGCTGCGCATCGGCGCGCCGCTCCTGGTCAAGGCCAGCGCTGGCGGCGGCGGGCGCGGCATGCGGGTGGTGCGCGACCTGGCCGACCTGCCTTCCCTCCTGGCGGCGGCCTCGGCCGAGGCGCTGGCGGCGTTCGGCGACGGCAGCCTGATCCTGGAGCGGCTGGTCGAGACGCCCCGCCATGTCGAGGTTCAGGTGTTCGCCGACGACCATGGCAACGTGGTCCATCTGGGCGAGCGCGACTGCACGCTGCAGCGCCGGCACCAGAAGGTCATCGAGGAGTCCCCTGCCGCCTTCCTGCCCGGGGAGGTCCGGGCCGCCCTCTGCTCGGCCGCGACCCGGCTGATCGGCGCTGCCGGCTACCGCAACGCGGCGACGGTGGAGTTCCTGCTGGCCCCGGACCTTTCCTGGCATCTGATCGAGGTCAACACCCGGCTGCAGGTCGAGCATCCCGTCACCGAGGCGGTGTCCGGCCAGGACCTGGTCGAATGGCAGCTGCGGATCGCCCGGGGCGAGCGCCTGCCCCTGGCCCAGGCGGACCTGCGCCTGGAGGGCCATGCGATCGAGCTGCGGATCTGCGCCGAGGACCCGGCCCACGGGATGCGCCCGACCACCGGCAGGATCACCGAGCTGGAGCTTCCGGAGGGGGCGAGGCTGGACCATGGCCTTGCGATCGCATTCGCGGTCGGCGCCCATTTCGACAGCCTCCTGGCCAAGCTCGTCGTGCACGCGGCCGATCGCGCGGGCGCCCTGCGTCGGGCCCGGGCGGCGCTTGCCTGCACCCAGATCGGCGGGGTCGTCACCAACATCCCGCTGCTCGACCGGATCCTGCGCGAGCCGGCCTTCCAGGAGCAGCGGATCGACACCAACTGGCTGGAGCCGGCCCTGCCGGGCCTCCTGCAGGAGCCGGAGCCCGGGCCGGAGGACCTCGCGATCGCGGCGGTGGCCAGGGTCGCCGCCAGGCCCAACGATCCGGCCGATCCCTGGTTCTGCGGCCCGCCCTGGCGCTGCAACCTGCCGGCCGAGGAGACCGTGCGCTTCGACGCTGCCGAGGTGACGGTCCGCCACGGGCAGGACGGCTACCTCGTGCGCGTGGGCGACGCGACGCTGGCACTCCGGCTGTTCTGGACGGCCACGCCCGGGATCGTCGCGGTGGAGATCGACGGGCATCGCCGCCACCTCGTCCTGCGCAACGAGCCGAGCAGCGTCCTGTTCGTCGAACGCGGGCTGCGGCTGCATCTGCCGGGCTCGTCCGACGTGGCGGCGGAGGCCGTCGACGAGCGGGTGGTCCGTGCGCCCCTGCCGGGCAAGGTGGTGGAGGTGCGCGCCGAGCCCGGCATGCGGGTGGCGAAGGGCGACCTCCTGGTGGTGATCGACGCCATGAAGATGGAGCACCGGCTGCTGGCTCCCGGCGACGGCATGGTGGCGGCGGTGGCCGTGGGTGCGGAGGACCGGGTCGAGGCCGGCCAGGTCCTGGTGGAGCTGGAACCGTGA
- a CDS encoding acyl-CoA dehydrogenase family protein, which yields MLDHDLPDEVAALRDMLRRFAAEKIAPLAGAIDRDDRFPRELWPAMGELGLLGLTVPEEAGGAGMGYLAHVVAMEEISYASASVGLSYGAHANLCVNQIRLNGSEEQKARFLPGLIDGSRVGALAMSEPNAGSDVVAMRTRAERAEGGWRITGEKMWITNAPEADVLVVYAKTDPAAGPKGITAFLIERGMPGFSVGAKLDKLGMRGSPTAPLVFEDAFVPDANVLGQVGGGVRVLMSGLDYERIVLAGGPLGIHQAAFDLALDYARSREQFGQPIGSFQLVQGKLADLYTRLQAARALVYAVARAADAGRTSREDAAGCLLFAAEAATAAALDCIQILGGNGYTKDYPAERLLRDAKLYEIGAGTSEIRRWLIGRRLTGLDGA from the coding sequence ATGCTCGACCACGACCTGCCCGACGAGGTCGCCGCCCTGCGCGACATGCTGCGGCGCTTCGCCGCCGAGAAGATCGCGCCGCTGGCCGGGGCGATCGACCGGGACGACCGCTTCCCGCGGGAGCTGTGGCCGGCCATGGGCGAACTCGGCCTGCTGGGGCTGACCGTGCCGGAGGAAGCGGGCGGGGCGGGCATGGGCTATCTCGCCCATGTGGTCGCCATGGAGGAGATCTCCTACGCCAGCGCCTCGGTCGGCCTCTCCTATGGCGCCCATGCCAATCTGTGCGTCAACCAGATCCGCCTGAACGGCTCCGAGGAGCAGAAGGCGCGCTTCCTGCCCGGCCTGATCGACGGCAGCCGGGTAGGCGCGCTGGCGATGTCGGAGCCGAATGCCGGCTCCGACGTGGTCGCCATGCGCACCCGGGCCGAGCGGGCGGAGGGTGGCTGGCGGATCACCGGCGAGAAGATGTGGATCACCAACGCACCCGAGGCGGACGTGCTGGTGGTCTATGCCAAGACCGATCCCGCGGCGGGACCCAAGGGGATCACCGCGTTCCTGATCGAGCGCGGCATGCCGGGCTTCTCGGTGGGCGCCAAGCTCGACAAGTTGGGGATGCGCGGCTCGCCGACGGCGCCCCTGGTCTTCGAGGACGCGTTCGTCCCGGATGCCAACGTGCTGGGCCAGGTCGGCGGCGGCGTGCGGGTCCTGATGTCGGGGCTGGACTACGAGCGGATCGTGCTGGCGGGCGGGCCCCTGGGCATCCACCAGGCGGCGTTCGACCTGGCGCTCGACTATGCCCGCAGCCGCGAGCAGTTCGGCCAGCCGATCGGCAGCTTCCAGCTGGTCCAGGGCAAGCTCGCCGATCTCTACACCCGCCTGCAGGCGGCGCGCGCCCTGGTCTATGCGGTGGCGCGTGCCGCGGATGCCGGCCGGACCAGCCGGGAGGACGCCGCCGGCTGCCTTCTGTTCGCCGCCGAGGCGGCCACGGCTGCGGCACTCGACTGCATCCAGATCCTGGGGGGGAATGGCTATACGAAGGACTACCCGGCCGAGCGCCTGCTGCGTGACGCCAAGCTGTACGAGATAGGCGCCGGCACATCCGAGATCCGCCGCTGGCTGATCGGCCGCCGCCTTACCGGGTTGGATGGTGCATGA